One segment of Pseudodesulfovibrio sp. 5S69 DNA contains the following:
- a CDS encoding tyrosine-type recombinase/integrase, with amino-acid sequence MTVYFKAGKGYRYDFMVKGKRYTKAWFKGKQAAKTAEVKRREEVEKKQELEATGDMALLDLLNLRLDYLLDRAYSESHYKKTKLAAQRLLDYFGKVPCSVITRLKADEFLMAVVKERTPVAGNNDLKVLRAAFSWGMKRGQRFIQDNPFAGLETFPSDKPKERKKTPKSDELDRMIEAAQPKHRPYLWVLRETLARSIEVHRLTWNRVNFEERYVELETRKNKNREPVLRRVPMTDKLYEVLSNLYADRDPGKEWVFWTRSYNAETGRMEEGPYKRGRYSMLQKLCRDAGVDYYSFHRFRASGASVMDNNGALLPGIQHILGHADRRSTEIYLEKLRDVERDAMDVYERESRKDDDKVA; translated from the coding sequence ATGACCGTCTATTTCAAGGCCGGGAAAGGGTACCGGTACGATTTCATGGTAAAGGGCAAACGCTACACCAAGGCGTGGTTCAAGGGGAAACAGGCCGCAAAAACGGCCGAGGTCAAAAGAAGGGAGGAAGTCGAAAAGAAACAGGAACTGGAAGCGACGGGCGACATGGCCTTGCTTGATCTCCTGAACCTGCGGCTGGATTATTTGCTGGACCGTGCGTACTCGGAGTCGCACTACAAGAAGACCAAGCTCGCGGCCCAGCGGTTGCTGGACTACTTCGGCAAGGTGCCGTGTTCCGTCATTACTCGCCTGAAGGCCGACGAATTCCTGATGGCCGTGGTAAAGGAACGGACCCCGGTCGCCGGGAACAACGACCTCAAGGTGCTCCGGGCGGCGTTCTCCTGGGGCATGAAGCGGGGTCAGCGGTTCATTCAGGACAACCCCTTTGCGGGCCTGGAGACGTTCCCCAGCGACAAGCCCAAGGAAAGGAAGAAGACGCCCAAGAGCGACGAATTGGACCGGATGATCGAAGCGGCCCAGCCCAAGCACCGTCCCTACCTGTGGGTGCTGCGGGAAACCTTGGCGCGGAGCATCGAGGTCCACCGGCTCACCTGGAATCGGGTCAACTTCGAGGAACGGTACGTCGAGCTGGAAACGCGCAAGAACAAGAACCGGGAACCGGTGCTGCGCCGGGTGCCGATGACGGACAAGCTGTACGAAGTCCTCTCAAACCTGTACGCCGACCGTGATCCCGGCAAGGAATGGGTGTTCTGGACTCGGAGCTACAACGCCGAGACCGGCAGGATGGAAGAAGGTCCCTACAAGCGTGGCCGATATTCCATGCTCCAGAAACTCTGCCGGGACGCCGGGGTGGATTACTACTCCTTCCACCGCTTCCGGGCATCGGGCGCATCCGTGATGGACAACAACGGGGCCCTGCTCCCGGGCATCCAGCACATCCTTGGCCATGCCGACCGGCGGAGCACGGAAATCTATCTGGAAAAGCTCCGCGACGTGGAACGCGACGCTATGGACGTCTACGAACGGGAAAGCCGCAAGGATGATGACAAAGTCGCCTGA
- a CDS encoding integrase domain-containing protein, which produces MTKSISLVLGANRATLSGPRSKQHRIRQNAKAFAGRLREAGFGVRKWTNISNKHFAAVARQMKDHGVGDGRIAEIFSAARHLCETYGNTRISPTNDVFGVKRGTIANANSKAVAPEFVLGAIAKLEAESSYEHGPRCAAQIRLQYELGLRREESAKVDLINDWDKEGRTLNIQYGPKGGRPRTLHNLSDRQQDALKRALPYVSQSDRPGIHNLMPSGMGDKWQEKLSYAARLCGFTKKESGWTLHSNRHERFHHMYVEHTGFQPPNQHDSVEAFQKAARDTAGDEWPRLDAEARDDIEVTAGHSPGRRDVSNAYLGSSR; this is translated from the coding sequence ATGACAAAATCCATCAGTCTGGTACTAGGCGCGAACAGGGCAACCTTGTCCGGCCCGCGCTCGAAACAACACAGAATCCGGCAGAACGCCAAAGCCTTCGCAGGTCGTTTGCGCGAAGCCGGATTTGGGGTCCGCAAATGGACCAACATTTCCAACAAGCATTTTGCGGCGGTTGCGCGGCAAATGAAAGACCACGGCGTGGGTGACGGGCGTATCGCTGAAATCTTTTCGGCAGCCCGTCACCTGTGCGAAACATACGGCAACACCCGCATCAGCCCGACCAACGACGTGTTCGGCGTGAAGCGCGGGACCATTGCCAACGCCAACAGCAAGGCGGTTGCCCCTGAATTCGTCTTGGGGGCAATCGCCAAACTGGAAGCTGAATCCTCATATGAGCACGGTCCCCGGTGTGCCGCTCAGATCCGGCTTCAGTACGAACTGGGGCTCCGGCGCGAAGAATCGGCGAAAGTCGATCTGATCAACGATTGGGACAAGGAAGGCCGCACCCTTAACATCCAGTATGGCCCGAAGGGTGGTCGCCCCCGGACGTTGCACAATCTGTCCGATCGGCAGCAGGACGCTCTTAAGCGAGCTCTGCCATACGTCAGTCAATCCGACAGGCCGGGGATTCATAATCTCATGCCGAGCGGGATGGGCGACAAATGGCAGGAAAAGCTGTCCTATGCGGCCAGGCTTTGCGGCTTCACCAAGAAGGAAAGCGGGTGGACGCTGCACAGCAATCGTCATGAGCGGTTTCACCACATGTATGTCGAGCACACGGGCTTTCAGCCGCCCAACCAGCACGATTCCGTGGAAGCCTTCCAAAAGGCCGCGCGGGATACGGCTGGGGACGAATGGCCCCGACTCGACGCCGAAGCCCGTGACGACATCGAAGTCACTGCAGGCCATTCCCCTGGCCGCCGGGACGTGTCTAATGCCTATCTTGGCAGTTCCCGTTAG
- a CDS encoding nickel-dependent hydrogenase large subunit, protein MARTQTEVSCPANAFVARVRLADGVVDEAWSTGRMVRNMDVLLKGELDAKGRPGFVHQAHCLCNDGHALAAIRAVEDLAGVTVPHGAGLVRRLVQSLRCMQEHLLHFYQFHLPDWASLDRALRADPARTAALAALPGEDATYFRALKERLRGLAEARGDGESDARHDDAYRGTDELHLLLYGHALDAVRVGRSLQAALALLDCGPKGFKAYRIGGLPEDLDLGAESLDRLRAILDECRGFLRTVFPADLTRLARVYGSWSGLGAGETLLTWDDVTGAVLVDPMDGEAAWAHAQPDAAAIREEREPDWQGADRHRYRLFADRGEPLFRWGGGVYFWLPAPRHGETACEVGPLARVMGGMLVGDRDLDRTLSDLLGGCGLTMAAMNSTLGRILARGAESAALMRSLPGVLDELERTLLGGAPRSVDFALPRSGVGVGRVEVPRGALTHTVRWGNGRILNHDYLIPSLWNFSPRDTMGERGPLERALLGTPVADPDRPVEILRTLHQLDPCNACHVVVEDRDTGRISLTTA, encoded by the coding sequence ATGGCGCGGACGCAGACGGAAGTTTCCTGTCCGGCCAACGCCTTCGTCGCCCGCGTCCGACTGGCGGACGGCGTTGTGGATGAGGCTTGGAGCACGGGCCGCATGGTCCGGAACATGGACGTGCTGCTCAAGGGCGAACTGGACGCCAAGGGACGCCCCGGCTTCGTCCACCAGGCCCACTGCCTGTGCAACGATGGCCATGCCCTGGCCGCCATCCGGGCCGTGGAGGATCTGGCGGGCGTAACCGTGCCGCACGGTGCGGGCCTGGTGCGCAGGCTGGTCCAGTCCCTGCGATGTATGCAGGAGCATCTGCTCCATTTTTATCAATTTCATCTGCCCGACTGGGCGAGCCTGGACAGGGCCTTGCGCGCCGACCCGGCCCGAACCGCGGCCTTGGCCGCCCTGCCCGGCGAGGACGCGACCTATTTCCGTGCGCTCAAGGAGCGGCTGCGCGGGCTGGCCGAAGCGCGGGGGGACGGGGAATCCGACGCGCGGCATGACGATGCGTATCGGGGAACCGACGAACTGCATCTGCTGCTCTACGGACACGCCCTGGACGCCGTGCGGGTCGGCAGATCGCTCCAGGCGGCCCTGGCGCTGCTGGACTGCGGCCCCAAGGGGTTCAAGGCCTACCGCATCGGCGGGTTGCCCGAGGACCTGGATTTGGGCGCGGAAAGCCTGGACCGGTTGCGCGCCATCCTTGACGAATGCCGTGGATTCCTCCGCACCGTCTTTCCCGCCGACCTGACTCGGCTGGCCCGCGTCTACGGTTCTTGGAGCGGCCTGGGCGCGGGCGAGACCCTGCTGACCTGGGACGACGTGACCGGCGCGGTCCTTGTCGATCCCATGGACGGCGAGGCCGCCTGGGCGCACGCCCAACCGGACGCCGCCGCCATCCGCGAGGAGCGCGAGCCGGACTGGCAGGGCGCGGACCGGCATCGCTACCGGCTGTTCGCGGATCGAGGCGAGCCGTTGTTCCGTTGGGGCGGGGGCGTCTACTTCTGGCTGCCCGCGCCGAGGCACGGGGAGACCGCCTGCGAAGTGGGCCCGCTGGCCCGGGTCATGGGCGGCATGCTCGTCGGCGACCGCGACCTGGACCGGACGCTCTCGGACCTGCTCGGCGGCTGCGGCCTGACCATGGCGGCCATGAACTCCACCCTGGGCCGGATCCTGGCGCGGGGCGCGGAGTCCGCCGCCCTGATGCGCTCCCTGCCGGGGGTGCTGGACGAGCTGGAACGGACCCTGCTCGGGGGGGCTCCCCGCTCCGTGGATTTCGCCCTGCCCCGATCCGGCGTCGGCGTGGGCCGGGTGGAGGTGCCGCGCGGCGCCCTGACGCACACCGTCCGCTGGGGCAATGGCCGGATACTCAATCACGACTACCTGATCCCGTCCCTGTGGAACTTCTCCCCGCGCGACACCATGGGCGAGCGCGGCCCGCTTGAGCGCGCCCTCCTGGGCACGCCGGTGGCCGACCCGGACCGCCCCGTGGAAATCCTGCGCACCCTGCACCAGTTGGACCCCTGCAACGCCTGCCACGTGGTCGTCGAGGACCGCGATACCGGCCGGATCAGTCTGACCACGGCCTGA
- the hydE gene encoding [FeFe] hydrogenase H-cluster radical SAM maturase HydE, with the protein MNRETILDALRDDLCQEALFRQADQVRREQVGSEVQLRGVVHFSNYCRCNDLYCGLFRDNGQCKRFRMTEDEIVDTALAVAEAGLHTVVLQSGEDPFFTRPMLCSVIERILDKADVAVTLSLGLRSREDLIAFRDAGAERYLMKHETMNPALYARMRPGLKLDDRLRLIDLLRELGFQVGVGNIVGLPGQTLEDLSEDILFFQAFQPDMINIGPFIPHAQTPLKDDPAGDIELMLRVFALTRIVTGNTHMAAANTVATLDPDNGQYRALTQGGANVIMPNCNPFLKSREDKVEYEFQITTRKRYVSVDEARSVVGRAGRTIGGSKGHSFKLQGGTN; encoded by the coding sequence ATGAATCGAGAGACGATACTGGACGCCCTTCGGGACGATCTCTGCCAGGAGGCCCTGTTCCGACAGGCCGACCAGGTGCGCCGGGAACAGGTGGGCAGCGAGGTGCAGTTGCGCGGCGTGGTCCATTTTTCCAATTATTGCCGCTGCAACGACCTCTATTGCGGTCTGTTCCGGGACAACGGCCAGTGCAAGCGGTTCCGCATGACCGAGGACGAGATCGTGGACACGGCCCTGGCCGTGGCCGAGGCGGGCCTGCACACCGTAGTCCTGCAATCGGGCGAGGACCCGTTCTTCACCAGGCCCATGCTCTGCTCCGTCATTGAGCGCATTCTGGACAAGGCGGACGTGGCCGTGACCCTGAGCCTCGGGCTACGTTCCCGCGAGGACCTGATCGCCTTCCGGGACGCCGGGGCCGAGCGCTATCTCATGAAGCACGAGACCATGAACCCGGCCCTCTATGCGCGCATGCGCCCCGGGCTGAAGCTCGACGACCGGCTGCGGCTCATCGACCTGCTGCGCGAACTAGGCTTCCAGGTGGGCGTGGGCAACATCGTGGGCCTGCCGGGCCAGACCCTGGAGGACCTGAGCGAGGACATCCTCTTCTTCCAGGCCTTCCAGCCGGACATGATCAACATCGGCCCGTTCATCCCCCACGCCCAGACCCCGCTCAAGGACGATCCCGCGGGCGACATCGAACTGATGCTGCGCGTCTTCGCCCTGACCCGGATCGTCACCGGCAACACGCACATGGCCGCGGCCAACACCGTGGCCACCCTGGACCCGGACAACGGGCAGTACCGGGCCCTGACCCAGGGCGGAGCCAACGTCATCATGCCCAACTGCAACCCCTTCCTGAAGAGCCGGGAGGACAAGGTCGAGTACGAGTTTCAGATCACCACACGCAAGCGCTACGTCTCGGTGGACGAGGCCCGGAGCGTGGTCGGCCGGGCCGGGCGAACCATCGGCGGGAGCAAGGGACATTCATTCAAACTGCAAGGAGGAACAAATTGA
- a CDS encoding nitrogen fixation protein NifH, with amino-acid sequence MIKVAIYGKGGIGKSTVTSGISAALGLEGYNVMQVGCDPKTDSTINLLGGTPPPPILQYLQEQGRPETLEAIVRRGFGGVACMEVGGPTPGVGCFGRGMLTAFELLDEMGAYERFQPDVVLYDILADIVCGGIAVPMREGFADKVCIVTSGEKMALLAAQNIILALRNFADRNYAELGGLILNCRDMADEVERVEEFARKMDTEVIGVIPRDTVIHKFEEEGRTIVEGDRTLPTSARFFDLARTIVNFAEKRNAA; translated from the coding sequence TTGATCAAGGTAGCGATCTACGGCAAGGGCGGCATCGGCAAGTCCACGGTGACTTCCGGGATTTCCGCAGCCCTGGGCCTTGAAGGATACAATGTCATGCAGGTGGGCTGCGACCCCAAGACGGACTCCACCATCAACCTGCTCGGCGGCACCCCTCCGCCTCCCATCCTGCAATACCTTCAGGAACAGGGCAGGCCCGAGACCCTGGAAGCCATCGTGCGACGCGGCTTCGGCGGCGTGGCCTGCATGGAGGTGGGCGGTCCCACGCCGGGCGTGGGCTGTTTCGGCCGGGGCATGCTCACGGCCTTCGAACTGCTCGACGAGATGGGGGCCTACGAGCGCTTCCAGCCGGACGTGGTCCTGTACGACATCCTGGCCGACATCGTCTGCGGCGGCATTGCCGTGCCCATGCGCGAGGGGTTCGCGGACAAGGTCTGCATCGTCACCTCGGGCGAGAAGATGGCCCTGCTGGCCGCCCAGAACATCATTTTGGCCCTGCGCAACTTCGCAGACCGCAACTACGCCGAGCTGGGCGGCCTGATCCTCAACTGCCGCGACATGGCCGACGAGGTCGAGCGGGTGGAGGAGTTCGCCCGCAAGATGGACACCGAGGTCATCGGCGTGATTCCGCGCGACACGGTCATCCACAAGTTCGAGGAAGAGGGCAGGACCATCGTGGAGGGCGACCGGACCCTGCCGACCTCCGCACGGTTCTTCGACCTGGCCCGAACCATCGTCAATTTCGCCGAAAAACGGAATGCAGCCTAA
- a CDS encoding nitrogenase component 1, protein MDLDHARVRIEDLREKADFPFAPLEGVGPNLAGWGVIETCLLLPESVAIMAGPSACLRHSAFMAHARGFTERFHMLCIEELDMTMGNHLPLVEQGMADILARRDEKVAFLIVGCPDYILGTDFTGVINRLEASTGRRIILGAMAPITIGLKESPFTSAYTSFFEFLKHEKREPKDDRINLLGTFMPLSASGEFYRVLADAELDDVLQIPLCPDLETFAGMAHARASVVMHPLANGLSGKLQGEMDIPTCFAPTAYGFSTIREQYGLIGEAVGRTLAVDKIEADAREAARPMLDALRGKNVAVGCSINGSPFELALFLVDQGVNVETLFARGTIKPYEWKLIEQLRAAKPDIQVYNVSHPALYGRTEPFDHVEVAYGVDAGMFCAHAANVPLSRYQEQKYGFEATLWMLDQTREAMEHPVANYDWIYAHDFLI, encoded by the coding sequence ATGGATCTGGATCACGCCCGCGTCCGCATCGAGGACCTGCGGGAAAAAGCGGATTTCCCCTTCGCCCCCCTGGAAGGCGTGGGGCCCAACCTGGCTGGCTGGGGGGTCATCGAGACCTGCCTGCTCCTGCCCGAGTCCGTGGCCATCATGGCCGGGCCTTCGGCCTGCCTGCGCCACTCGGCCTTCATGGCCCACGCGCGCGGCTTCACCGAGCGGTTCCACATGCTCTGCATCGAGGAACTGGACATGACCATGGGCAACCACCTGCCCCTGGTGGAGCAAGGCATGGCCGACATCCTGGCCCGGCGCGACGAAAAGGTCGCCTTCCTCATCGTGGGCTGTCCGGACTACATCCTGGGCACGGACTTCACCGGGGTCATCAACCGGCTGGAGGCGTCCACCGGCAGGCGGATCATCCTCGGGGCCATGGCCCCCATCACCATCGGCCTCAAGGAGTCGCCCTTCACCTCGGCCTACACCTCGTTCTTCGAGTTCCTCAAGCACGAGAAGCGCGAACCCAAGGACGACCGGATCAACCTGCTGGGCACCTTCATGCCCCTGTCCGCTTCCGGCGAATTCTACCGGGTCCTGGCCGACGCCGAGCTGGACGACGTGCTCCAGATCCCCCTCTGCCCGGACCTTGAGACCTTCGCGGGCATGGCCCACGCCCGGGCCTCGGTGGTCATGCATCCCCTGGCCAATGGATTGAGCGGCAAGCTGCAGGGCGAGATGGACATTCCGACCTGCTTTGCGCCCACCGCCTACGGCTTTTCGACCATCCGGGAGCAGTACGGGCTCATCGGCGAGGCCGTGGGCCGCACCCTTGCCGTCGACAAGATCGAGGCAGACGCCCGCGAGGCGGCCCGGCCCATGCTCGACGCCCTGCGCGGAAAGAACGTGGCCGTGGGGTGCAGCATCAACGGCAGCCCCTTCGAGCTGGCCCTGTTCCTGGTGGACCAGGGCGTGAACGTGGAGACCCTGTTCGCGCGCGGGACCATCAAACCCTATGAGTGGAAGCTCATCGAACAACTGCGCGCGGCCAAGCCGGACATCCAGGTGTACAACGTCTCCCATCCGGCCCTGTACGGCCGGACCGAGCCCTTCGACCACGTGGAGGTGGCCTACGGGGTGGACGCGGGCATGTTTTGCGCCCACGCGGCCAACGTGCCCCTGTCCCGTTACCAGGAACAAAAGTACGGCTTCGAAGCCACCCTGTGGATGCTGGACCAGACCCGAGAGGCCATGGAGCACCCTGTGGCCAACTACGACTGGATCTACGCCCACGACTTTCTCATCTAA
- a CDS encoding nitrogenase component 1, producing MKEYHHLLPLATGYFGVSSALYDFEGLVVVYGPAGGAWHINIEDEPRWYRGPATVVGAGLLEMDVILGNDDKFIDNIVKTAEGLNRRFVALAGTPISEIIGTDLKGFARTIESRTGLPVFMVPTAGSEPYPEGASKAFLALADKFMDPDAPGIGNGVNVLGAIHLSTGKEAHLGPLFDILREEGFWLMSTFAGPVLGLSDPLEGVRNAAGAGVNAVISTSGLALAKRMYTDHGIPFVVGMPVGLAGCNAFLAMLRGEEPPAPDRPDQAAPQRHALVIGEPVMSYGLKHCLVHDFGIPRVDVVCVAPSQALFCESSGRGGLLAERGPHDRDTDGEAEIAALMNDPSVDLIVADPCYRALTNGPAVFVDLPHVAMSARIHWDLDYEYIGEPGYDYLASHLLDD from the coding sequence ATGAAAGAATATCATCACCTTCTCCCCCTGGCCACGGGCTACTTCGGTGTCAGCTCGGCCCTGTACGATTTCGAGGGGCTCGTTGTGGTCTACGGCCCGGCGGGCGGGGCCTGGCACATCAACATCGAGGACGAGCCGCGCTGGTACCGGGGCCCGGCCACGGTGGTCGGCGCGGGCCTGCTGGAAATGGACGTCATCCTGGGCAACGACGACAAGTTCATCGACAACATCGTCAAGACCGCCGAGGGGTTGAACCGCCGCTTCGTGGCCCTGGCCGGCACGCCCATCTCCGAAATCATCGGCACGGACCTCAAGGGGTTCGCCCGAACCATCGAATCGCGCACCGGCCTGCCGGTCTTCATGGTCCCCACGGCCGGGTCCGAGCCCTATCCCGAGGGGGCGTCCAAGGCCTTCCTAGCCCTGGCCGACAAGTTCATGGACCCGGACGCACCCGGCATCGGCAACGGCGTCAACGTGCTCGGGGCCATCCACCTGTCCACCGGCAAGGAAGCGCACCTCGGCCCGCTATTCGACATCCTCCGCGAGGAGGGCTTCTGGCTGATGAGTACCTTCGCCGGGCCCGTGCTCGGATTGAGCGATCCCCTGGAAGGCGTGCGCAACGCGGCGGGCGCGGGGGTCAACGCCGTCATCTCCACCAGCGGCCTGGCCCTGGCCAAGCGCATGTATACGGACCACGGCATCCCGTTCGTGGTCGGCATGCCAGTCGGGCTGGCGGGCTGCAACGCCTTCCTGGCCATGCTGCGCGGCGAGGAGCCGCCCGCGCCGGACAGGCCGGACCAGGCCGCCCCGCAACGACACGCCCTGGTCATCGGCGAGCCGGTCATGAGCTACGGCCTGAAGCACTGCCTGGTCCACGACTTCGGCATCCCGCGCGTGGACGTGGTCTGCGTGGCCCCGAGCCAGGCGCTCTTTTGCGAGTCGTCGGGCCGAGGCGGCCTGCTGGCCGAACGCGGGCCCCACGACCGGGACACGGACGGCGAGGCCGAGATCGCCGCCCTGATGAACGACCCCTCAGTGGATCTGATCGTGGCCGACCCCTGCTACCGAGCCTTGACCAATGGTCCGGCCGTGTTTGTGGACCTGCCGCACGTGGCCATGAGCGCCCGCATCCACTGGGACCTGGACTACGAATACATCGGCGAGCCGGGGTACGACTACCTTGCCTCACATCTACTGGACGACTGA
- a CDS encoding HypC/HybG/HupF family hydrogenase formation chaperone, with protein sequence MCLAVPAEVLSIDADVAVCRVDRGQTTVKASLMLLPAAPEVGEFLIIHAGFALRVLDREEAEESLRALNEAVGCPLGTGTEE encoded by the coding sequence ATGTGTCTCGCCGTTCCCGCCGAAGTGCTCTCCATTGACGCCGACGTGGCCGTCTGCCGCGTGGACCGGGGGCAGACCACGGTCAAGGCGTCCCTGATGCTTCTGCCCGCCGCGCCCGAGGTGGGCGAATTCCTGATCATCCACGCCGGGTTCGCCTTGCGCGTCCTGGACCGGGAGGAGGCCGAGGAAAGCCTGCGCGCGCTCAATGAAGCCGTGGGCTGTCCCCTGGGTACGGGTACCGAGGAATAA
- the hypD gene encoding hydrogenase formation protein HypD has translation MSFELLEKFRDPALCRKILDKMESELDRELRFMEVCGTHTVAIFQSGLRSLLPEKIVHLSGPGCPVCVTHESEVNAFLDLAGHENVILATFGDLMRVPGDKGRNLKKAVADGARVKVVYSPFDTLKLAKENPGDLVVFIGVGFETTAPTIAATMKMAREQGIDNLRILCFHKTVPTALDALLSDEAINIDGFILPGHVSAIIGVEPYEFIAENYAKSAVVTGFEPLDILQSLNQMIEWRNKGEAHVANNYTRIVGEHGNPKALEIMYEVFEPCDALWRGLGLIPGSGLEIRPEWESFDAKKQFGIEIKESPALPGCKCGDILKGVKQPDQCPLFGKACTPANPVGPCMVSTEGSCAAYYKYKLD, from the coding sequence ATGAGCTTTGAATTACTGGAAAAGTTCCGTGATCCGGCCCTGTGCCGGAAAATCCTCGACAAGATGGAATCCGAACTGGACCGGGAGCTGCGCTTCATGGAGGTCTGCGGCACCCATACCGTGGCCATCTTCCAGAGCGGGCTGCGCTCCCTCCTGCCGGAAAAGATCGTCCATCTCTCCGGGCCTGGCTGTCCGGTCTGCGTGACCCACGAGTCCGAGGTCAACGCCTTTCTGGACCTGGCGGGGCACGAAAACGTCATCCTGGCCACCTTCGGCGATCTCATGCGCGTTCCCGGCGACAAGGGCCGCAACCTGAAGAAGGCCGTGGCCGACGGGGCGCGGGTCAAGGTGGTCTATTCGCCCTTCGACACCCTTAAGCTGGCCAAGGAGAACCCCGGCGACCTGGTGGTCTTCATCGGCGTGGGCTTCGAGACCACGGCCCCGACCATTGCCGCGACCATGAAGATGGCCCGCGAGCAGGGCATCGACAACCTGCGCATCCTCTGTTTCCACAAGACCGTGCCCACCGCGCTCGACGCGCTGCTGTCGGACGAGGCCATCAACATCGACGGCTTTATCCTGCCCGGCCACGTGTCGGCCATCATCGGCGTGGAGCCGTACGAATTCATCGCCGAGAACTACGCCAAGTCCGCCGTGGTCACCGGGTTCGAGCCCCTGGACATCCTCCAGTCCCTGAACCAGATGATCGAGTGGCGAAACAAGGGCGAGGCCCACGTGGCCAACAACTACACGCGCATCGTCGGCGAGCATGGCAACCCCAAGGCGCTCGAGATCATGTACGAGGTCTTCGAGCCCTGCGACGCCCTGTGGCGCGGCCTGGGCCTGATCCCCGGCTCCGGGCTGGAAATTCGGCCCGAGTGGGAGTCCTTCGACGCCAAGAAGCAGTTCGGCATCGAGATCAAGGAGAGCCCGGCCCTGCCCGGCTGCAAGTGCGGCGACATCCTCAAGGGTGTCAAGCAGCCGGACCAGTGCCCGCTGTTCGGCAAGGCCTGCACCCCGGCCAACCCGGTCGGCCCGTGCATGGTCTCCACCGAAGGCTCCTGTGCCGCCTACTACAAATACAAATTGGATTAG
- the hypE gene encoding hydrogenase expression/formation protein HypE, translating into MSDKVLLDYGSGGRASQRLISDLFLKYLGNDELDRLNDAAVLNLSGRIAMSTDSFTVDPIFFPGGDIGSLAVHGTVNDVAMMGAVPRYITCGYIIEEGLPMADLERIVQSMGEAARHAGVKVVTGDTKVVPKGACDKIFINTTGIGEIIADPTPSGDAARVGDAVLVSGTMGDHGLTVLGTREGLDFEAKVQSDSAALNHLLVKLVRELPEVHVLRDPTRGGLATTLNEITKSSNVCCELTETSIPVRPEVKGGCSILGLDPLYLANEGKFICILPGEYADKALEIMRADPLGQDACRIGTMTDANPGKVVLVTQLGGKRLLGMLEGEQLPRIC; encoded by the coding sequence ATGTCTGATAAAGTGTTACTCGACTACGGCAGCGGCGGCCGCGCTTCCCAGCGCCTCATTTCCGACCTCTTTCTCAAATACCTCGGCAACGACGAACTCGACCGCCTCAACGACGCGGCGGTCCTGAACCTGTCCGGCAGGATCGCCATGTCCACCGACTCGTTCACCGTGGACCCGATCTTCTTTCCCGGCGGCGACATCGGCTCCCTGGCCGTGCACGGTACGGTCAACGACGTGGCCATGATGGGCGCGGTGCCGCGCTACATCACCTGCGGCTACATCATCGAGGAAGGGCTGCCCATGGCCGACCTGGAGCGCATCGTCCAGTCCATGGGCGAGGCCGCGCGGCACGCCGGGGTCAAGGTCGTCACCGGCGACACCAAGGTCGTGCCCAAGGGCGCCTGCGACAAGATTTTCATCAACACCACCGGCATCGGCGAGATCATCGCCGACCCGACGCCGAGCGGCGACGCGGCCAGGGTTGGCGACGCGGTCCTGGTCTCCGGGACCATGGGCGACCACGGCCTGACCGTGCTCGGCACCCGCGAGGGGCTGGACTTCGAGGCCAAGGTCCAGTCCGACTCGGCCGCCCTGAACCACCTTCTGGTCAAGCTCGTCCGCGAACTGCCCGAGGTCCACGTCCTGCGCGACCCCACGCGCGGCGGCCTGGCCACCACCCTGAACGAGATCACCAAGAGCTCGAACGTCTGCTGTGAACTGACCGAGACCAGCATCCCGGTCCGGCCCGAGGTCAAGGGCGGCTGCTCCATCCTCGGCCTCGACCCGCTCTACCTGGCCAACGAGGGCAAGTTCATCTGCATCCTGCCCGGCGAATACGCGGACAAGGCCCTCGAAATCATGCGCGCCGACCCGCTGGGCCAAGACGCCTGCCGCATCGGCACCATGACCGACGCCAACCCCGGCAAGGTCGTCCTCGTCACCCAGCTCGGCGGCAAACGCCTGCTGGGCATGCTTGAAGGCGAACAACTCCCGCGCATCTGCTAG